The genomic interval AGTCATACCACAATGTTTTTCTATAATACTGCAGCTGCAATTTTCTTAAACGGATTGATCAATGAACTTGCATTGGATCATAAAAAAATCACCAATATGACGCATGTATTGGTTAATAATTTCCTCCTAACAACGAATAATTTTAACTTAATCATCGTTAACCTGCCCGTTAGTGCAACGAGGTTGCCGATCCGTACCGGCAGCCTCGTTCTAGTTGCTTATTGAGCTATAGTGTCGCGTTAGTTCAGCAGATTTTTATTTTTCACTAGATTGTCTGTTTCGTGAATCAGATCATGTAACAGGCTTAGAGCTTTCTCCAAACCGGCCTGCTCTTCTGTCACTAAGGTGAATATCTTGTTTATTCTATGGGAGTAATTGCTTGGGACCATGCTAAAAGTATCGACGATAGCAGCAGCTCCTTTTTCGTTCATCCATTATGTTTCATTAAGTGCAAACAAAACCTGATTTAAACAAGAGACTGATCTAAAACAACATCCAGCAAAGTAAGATAAATCATTTTTATAGATACCTTTTTTCCCATTCTCTAAGGAGAAATTCGCTTCCCATAAAAATTTTTGAATTACTGCTTTTTGCAAAACGTGCGAGTATGGACTTGTTCTAGACTTCATTTCTCCAATAAGACCTGTTGGATCCCATAAAATCCTACACAACGCGATTTCAGCTAAATATATAGAATTGATAAATCCATGAGGATGTCCCGGTTGATAGTCGATTGTAAGATCCCCTCTGAGACAGTTGTCAATTACTTTTGACACTATATTAAGATCACGGTATAAAAAATCGACCGGTTGTTGATGCACTTTCAGCCAACCACCACCATTTATCCATGGACCCCAGCCACCGATTTCTGTTATTAAATTGACTCTATT from Paenibacillus sp. FSL K6-3182 carries:
- a CDS encoding nucleotidyltransferase domain-containing protein; translated protein: MDVQSIISKIIDCLKQIHGVQALVLGGSRARGTENPNSDIDIGIYYNLNNGLDISHLDRIASTLDDDNRVNLITEIGGWGPWINGGGWLKVHQQPVDFLYRDLNIVSKVIDNCLRGDLTIDYQPGHPHGFINSIYLAEIALCRILWDPTGLIGEMKSRTSPYSHVLQKAVIQKFLWEANFSLENGKKGIYKNDLSYFAGCCFRSVSCLNQVLFALNET